CTGGCCACGGCCATCCGCCCTTGTCTGAGAGCCAGTGCCCGTGGTCCACGAACCACCGCGCCGCGATCAGGACCCGGATGTCCTCCGCACTGCGATGTAGTTCGAAGCGAAGTTTCCCGGCACCGGCAGATCGACCACGAGCGTCCGAGCCGAAGTCGAACGTTTGCCGGCTAATGAGACCGCTCAGAATTTCGGCACCCGCGGTGTTCGCAGTCGCAGTGTGGAACAAGTCCTGGTCAAGATCGAGGCGGGAGGACACGAGACGGTGAAGGATGTCCCTGTAGAGGTCTACCTGGCTATCCGGAAGCCGCTCACCGTTCTGCCACTGAAAGAGATGCAAGAGGGGACTCGGTTGCGCCTGCGGGGGTTCCTCACGGCGCTTGGGCGGGATGATAGGCGTTGGCTGCTGCTGGCGTGCCGCGCCGTTGTCGAGCCCGAAGGCCTCGGCAACGGCGGGCGGTAAGGGCTCTTCGTCTCCCCAAATCACGAGGGCTCGATACAGCCGCTCTGCCTCGTCACCGATTCGGCCACCGAGCAGAATCTCCTTCCCACGTTGGACCTTGAAGTCGAAACGCTCGCGCACGCGCTCGTGGGGATAGGTGCCGCGCACGATGTGGGGTTCGGCCTCGACGAGCGCCTCTGAGACGCAGATGTCCAGGATCTGCCTCGGCGTTGCACCTGAGCCACGGGCCTCAAGAGACCGCCGTAGTGCAGTGCTGTTGTACGGATAGAGCCCGACCTCGCCCAGTCCTGGAACATACGTGTTGCCGAAGCCCACGTGGCATTGACTGCGGAACCGACACGGCAACCCCTCCTCGCGAGTATCACAGGCGTTGGGCACCCAGTCCTCTGTTCCACTGCTGCGCGCCGCAGACCAGGCAGAATCGACATTCTTACGCCCGAGGCGGACGAGGTTCAGGTAGCGGGCCAGGAAGGCGTCACGATCCTCGAGGGGGAAGTTGCCGACCTTGAACTGATGTGTGATGCGCGTCTGTACCGTCTCTGGGAAGTCTGCGTAGCGGTCCTCGGTCACCGCGAAGAGGACGCGTAGCGGAGCCATGTCGGGCCCGGGTTGAATGACGAACTGGTCGTACAGTTCACCGTCGACCAGACCGAACTGGGCGAGGTCCTCGAAGAGGAGGACCAGTTCGCGCCCCTGTTGGCGGAGCGCTTGCCGGGAGCGCTGGAACAGTAGGCTCAGGGTCTCGCCCGTGTGGTCGTGCAGGCCGATGGTCCTGGGTAGGGCCTTGCGCAGTGCCTCATCCAGCAACCGCAATGCCGGCTCGGGATCCAACGTGATCTGATCCCACAGAACGCGAAGGTTACCGTTTCGAGCCAATTCTCTGCGCACACCCGGCACACGCAATGGTAAATCCGCGTCCTCGAACCGCTCCTGCTGTTCGTCCCGACGGGATGTCTGCGCGAAGATCGACTGTACGACGTGATCGAGTAATCCACCTGACCGGAGAAGGGCTCGGTTCACCTGCGTCAGGACCAGAAGGTCGGCCAGGCCGTCCCGGCGCTTTCCGTTCTCGTCCGACTCTCCGAGGAGGTTGTTGCGCTCTTCCCGAGCGCTCCGCTTGTCCGGGTCCTCGTCGTTGCTTCCTGCTTGCAACTCGAGCGTCCAGGTAAGGGCGAGCCGCATTTCCTCCAGGAGTCGGTCCTGCAACTCGGCGGGCGTCGTCTTCCCCACGGCCGCGTCGATGCGTTTCATCAGGTCCTGCCCCCACTGCCGGGGAGACCAGCGACGATACGCCGGAGTAGGTCGCGGATGGTCTGCACTGCACGCGGCACGTAGAGGACGTGATAGCGAGGACTTGGGTCTAGGTGTGCGTTGACCCACCGCACCACATGGCTCTTGCCCGCTCCCGATTCACCGGTGACCGCGATTAGCGTATTCCGGTCGGGATCTCCGATGTGCGCCTGAAGGGCGCCCAGGACCTGACGCTCGTCGGAACCATCGCCCGGTAACTGTTCCCCCCTGCGGTGCGACACGACCATGGGCGTGTGCGCCGCGAGGAAGACTGCGCCTGCATCGATGGGCAATGCACCGATGTCGGAGTAGACCGTCTGGCGGACGTCCGCGTTTGTCCAGCAGCGGAAACCTTTCATCGTGCTGGTCATGCGGCCACCTCCGCAACAAGTACCTGCCCAATCCGCCAACTCTGGTCGCCGATCCGGAGGACGGCTGCGGTGCTCGCGTCGGCCGATGGGGCGAGATCGAGGATTCCTCGGCGCTTCAGCTTCTGTGCGGCTAGCGCTACCGAGGCGGAAATTCCCTGAGGTCGTACGCTGCCTTGCGGCAGGGCCGAAATGAGGGCCGGATGGCCGAGCACGGGCAGGATCTCATGTAGTTGACGGAACCACTGCTCCGCGCGTTCCTGCCGCGGCAGTCTGTCGAGGACGTCAAGCAGTGCCCTGGTGGGGTCTACCAGAAGGTAGGCATCCTGCCTGCCGACCTGTGCGACCGTCGCTATCCCGAGGGACCGGATCCACCGCCGAAAGGCTCCCCACTGCTCAACGTTCTCAACAGCGTTGCGCATGCCGGCCTTCTCGAACGCGGTCTCCGGCCCCTTGTCCCAATTCAACGAAAGAGGTTCCATTGGATCCCGTAGCAAGATCCAGGTTAGGGCGAGCGCAACGTCGGACGGCTTGTTCCCGGCCCTCACCTCTTCCAGCGCTCGCGATGAGAGCAAACGGAGGACCAGGCTGCGAAAAACGCGGGAGTCTGCGGATGGGAGTGGTCCAACCTCCCTCCGGATGCTGTCTGTCAGCTTCCATATGCGTCGCCCACGCCCGCCGCGCTCGCTGTCGAACAGCCCCAGGTCCTCGCCAACGCTCAAAGATGAAGTGAGGACGCTTGAGGGGTCGTCGCCAGCGGACGAGACGCCACGCGTCTCGGCCATGGCCACTGGTCGCAGCACCCTCTGCAACTCGTTCTCTTCCACACCGTCGAGTTGCGTCGCCAGATACCGGCTGATCACTAGCAATGCGGGAACGCTTGCGAGTACGTGCCGCTTCAGATAGTCCACGAATTGCTCCCCAGAATGTGCAGGGCGGTGTCGGCGTCGAGCCCCGCGAGATCCCGCCCCACCTCATTACTTCCGATGGTGGCCCCACTCGCCACCAGCAGCACATCGAATGCCGGAGGAGCGGCGAGCCGCCGAGACATTCGGGCTCGCGGGCTCAGCCAGGATCTCGGGATGCGGCGTCCTGGTGGCCAAACCACAAAGGAAGAGCAGGGCGTCAGGTCGCTTGGAGTGACAGGCGAGGGGTCGACAAATAGCCAATCAGGGTCCTCTACAAGACCTCCGACAGTCCCGGCGATGTGCCGGACGCCTCGGCGGACCAGTGCGCGAGCGAGCGGTGGAGTGACTCGCTCATGGTCGTCCGTCAGGAGGAAGATGAGACCGTCACGGGCGCCCGCGGCGTCCGCGAGGTCTTTGAGGTCAGCCATCATATCGCCTGGAAGTGGCCACGCCTGGGGCGGCCAAGGCGGCCGTTCGTCCGCCCTGTTCTCCCCGCATGCTCGGCAACCTGGGCACCGCCCGCACGGCGAGGCGGGCTCGACGAAGTGGGCTGCCTGGCCGAACAGCGCATAGAGTTCCTTGTCTGGACGGTACGCCTGCGCGATCGCCTCGCAAGCCCGTACGTCTCGCCTGGCGACCGACTCCATGAGTTCCAGGGCTTGGATAGAGCGCCCAGCCTCAGCCTTCTGCCATGGCGTCCACTCCTGCGACCAGAACTGAGCGGTGGCGAGGTCGCCCTGAGTCAGATTCACGGCCGTCCAGTCGGCCTGCTGATCGTCCCCGTCCCCGATCAACTCGGCCAGATCCTCTGCGTCGACCTGGAAGCGGCCAATCCGACGCAACTCTACGAGGCCCTGAACGAGTTGGGCATTCCAGCGGCGGTTGTACGATCCCCGGCCGACACCGCGGCTGCCTTCCAGATCGAGGAAAGACGTCCCGCGCAACTCTCGACGGTGGCGCCAGAGGTCTGACCATCGCTCTCGAGCAGTATCGGCGGTGAGCACCGTGATCCCGAGACTTGCAGCCTCTCGACGGTCCTGCGGGGCAGTCGCCAGGAGCGCAATCGAGGCGTCGCCGTCGCGCCCACCCCGACCCAACTCCTGGTACCACCGGTCAACCGTCTCGGGCAGGCAGGCATGCACGACGGCCCGAACATGTCCGTAATCAATACCGAGGCCGAAGGCCGACGTGGCGACGACGAGGTCTACCTTGCTTGGCTGGCCGTCTGTTGCACGGAGGTCGGCCAGCACGCGGGCGCGATCGTCAGACTTGGTCTCGCCCGTCACCGTCGCAACCCGTCGATACCCCGCGTGGCGTAGGCGAGTCAGCCAGCGCTGGGCGATTTCCGGAGCGGTGACATAGAGCACGGCTGGCCGCGGCAGGTGCGCCAGGGCCTCAAGCACCCTTTCCTCGCGCTGCTGGTCGTCGTCCGCGTCGCTGATCCACATATCGGGCTCGGCCCGGAGGGA
This genomic interval from Micromonospora sp. CCTCC AA 2012012 contains the following:
- a CDS encoding ATP-binding protein, which encodes MTSTMKGFRCWTNADVRQTVYSDIGALPIDAGAVFLAAHTPMVVSHRRGEQLPGDGSDERQVLGALQAHIGDPDRNTLIAVTGESGAGKSHVVRWVNAHLDPSPRYHVLYVPRAVQTIRDLLRRIVAGLPGSGGRT
- the dpdG gene encoding protein DpdG; translated protein: MDYLKRHVLASVPALLVISRYLATQLDGVEENELQRVLRPVAMAETRGVSSAGDDPSSVLTSSLSVGEDLGLFDSERGGRGRRIWKLTDSIRREVGPLPSADSRVFRSLVLRLLSSRALEEVRAGNKPSDVALALTWILLRDPMEPLSLNWDKGPETAFEKAGMRNAVENVEQWGAFRRWIRSLGIATVAQVGRQDAYLLVDPTRALLDVLDRLPRQERAEQWFRQLHEILPVLGHPALISALPQGSVRPQGISASVALAAQKLKRRGILDLAPSADASTAAVLRIGDQSWRIGQVLVAEVAA
- the dpdF gene encoding protein DpdF: MTERGPSLDQDEQVRQLLASPAVGAPVFEDDLYARVAQVVGDAKSADLDLAVLIRHLLRRWSLVAKRNVRVTVSPEISAQLCRVAGVVDLREEWGGIWFAPAWQPKWLDLSGGAPDAAAAAGTELGQRFHQDDLPADPFFERYTGHSQYRTAGQRAACRAVVSVPDGSSIIAMLPTGSGKTEVALCLAERYPDAVTIIVVPTVALAYDFERRFRDHYARRNPRVDKSALHFAWTASTNEDLRQSLRRRVLDGKQPILVTSPESVSRALRSLLMEAASGGRLGGFVVDEAHLVTQWGRDFRPEFRTLGNLRDELVKRAGEVGHPSPTTLLLSATLGEHELRDLRDLFGSADTCTLIAANSLRAEPDMWISDADDDQQREERVLEALAHLPRPAVLYVTAPEIAQRWLTRLRHAGYRRVATVTGETKSDDRARVLADLRATDGQPSKVDLVVATSAFGLGIDYGHVRAVVHACLPETVDRWYQELGRGGRDGDASIALLATAPQDRREAASLGITVLTADTARERWSDLWRHRRELRGTSFLDLEGSRGVGRGSYNRRWNAQLVQGLVELRRIGRFQVDAEDLAELIGDGDDQQADWTAVNLTQGDLATAQFWSQEWTPWQKAEAGRSIQALELMESVARRDVRACEAIAQAYRPDKELYALFGQAAHFVEPASPCGRCPGCRACGENRADERPPWPPQAWPLPGDMMADLKDLADAAGARDGLIFLLTDDHERVTPPLARALVRRGVRHIAGTVGGLVEDPDWLFVDPSPVTPSDLTPCSSFVVWPPGRRIPRSWLSPRARMSRRLAAPPAFDVLLVASGATIGSNEVGRDLAGLDADTALHILGSNSWTI